The segment CCGTCACCGTGCGTTGGACGACGATCGGCCCGTGGTCGAGCTCGAGATCGACGAGGTGCACGGTGCAGCCGGAGACCCTGACGCCCCATTCCAGCGCGTCCCGCTGGCCGTGGAGCCCCGGGAACGACGGCAGCAGCGAGGGGTGGATGTTGAGGACGCGGCTCGGATAGGCGGCGATGAACGGCCTCGACAGCAGCCGCATGTAGCCGGCCAGGCACACCCACTCGACGCCGGAGCGCTGGAGCCGCTCGACGATCGCGCGGTCGTGGGCCTCACGATCCGGGAACTCGCGGTGCGACAGCACCGCGGTGACCAGGCCGCGCCTCTGCGCCCAGGCGATGCCGGGCGCGTCGGCTCGGTTGGAGACGACGATCGCCACCTCGGCCGGCACCTCGCCCGCCTCGCAGGCGGCGGCGATCGCCATCATGTTGGACCCGCGGCCGGAGATCAGGATGCCGAGCTTGGTCCGAGCCATGCCCAGATTCTACCCGGTTCGATCGACGAGCAGCCGCGCTTCCGCTGCCACGTCGCGCTCGCGACCTGAAGACCGCGATGTTGAGGTGGGTCTACCGCGCCGAGCGATCGTGGAGTCTTGCGCCGCTCGACGCGAACGGAGTGCCCAGCAGCCCGCCTCCACGACCGGCATCCGTCGCTCTTTCGTCAATAGAAATCGGCGGGTGCGCCATCGCGAGAGGGCGCACCCGCCAATTTCAAGTGGTGCCCAGGGCCGTAATTGAAACCGGCGGCGGCGGCGATGTGCGGCTCCGCGCTGCCGCGGCAGCGACGGCACTGGAGCCGCTCGCCGACGACGCCGCTTCGCCACGGGTGGTGGGAAGGGGGAAGGCAACCAGCGACACGCGGATTTTCCCCTCCGCTCCGCGTCGCCTCACCCACCCGACCCACCGGCGCCGCTGCGCTGCGGGTCGTCCACTGCGGTCCCACAGCGAGGGGGCCCGCGCGCCACCACCGCCCTCCTCGCGCGATGCCCCCATCGCGCACCCCCTGTAGAGCAGCGGAGGAGAAAATCCCCGCCGCGTGGCGGGGATCGGTTGGCGCTCGATGGTGCCCAGGGCCGGAATTGAACCAGCGACACGCGGATTTTCCCCTCCGCGCCGCGTCGCCATCCCCCCACCCACCGCCCGGCGCCGCTGCGCTGCGGGTCGTCCACTGCGCTGTCACAACGAGGGGGCCCGCGCACTCCCCACCGCCAACCGCGCGATGCCCCCTCGCGCTCCCCCTGTAGAGCAGCGGAGGAGAAAATCCCCGCCGCGTGGCGGGGATCGGTTGGCGCTCGATGGTGCCCAGGGCCGGAATTGAACCAGCGACACGCGGATTTTCAGTCCGCTGCTCTACCAACTGAGCTACCTGGGCACTCAGGCCGCCGCATTATTTCCCAGCGCCAGACGGGTGTCAACCGCGGGGCCGTCCCTCGTCACACTGCCGGCACGGCGATTGCGTACAATGCGGGCCGTGGAGATACTCAAGTTCTTCCTGCAGACCGGCTGGATCGCCAAGATCGTGCTCGTGACCCTGCTCTTGTTCTCGCTGGCATCGTGGTCCGTGATCCTCGCCAAGTGGCGCGAGCTGTCGGCGGCACGGCGGGCGTCCGAGCGCTTCCTGCGCGTCTTTCGTCAGACCTCGCGCCTCAGCGAGGCGGCCGAGGCGGCGCCGCAGCACCGCAGCTCGCCGCTCGCCGCGATGTTCCAGGCAGGGTACACCGAGCTCGAGGCCGGTATCCGGGCGACCCGTCGCGCGGGGGCGCCCGACTCGGCGCTCAAGCTGCGCAACCTCGACGGGGTCTCGCGCGCCCTCGATCGGGCCG is part of the Thermoanaerobaculales bacterium genome and harbors:
- the tolQ gene encoding protein TolQ; protein product: MEILKFFLQTGWIAKIVLVTLLLFSLASWSVILAKWRELSAARRASERFLRVFRQTSRLSEAAEAAPQHRSSPLAAMFQAGYTELEAGIRATRRAGAPDSALKLRNLDGVSRALDRAVGSEVERLQRALPLLATTASVTPFIGLFGTVWGIMNTFRAIGATGSTSIVTVAPGIAEALVNTAAGLLAAIPAVIAYNHLLADARHLRRRMDDFALEFLNLVERNFT
- the purN gene encoding phosphoribosylglycinamide formyltransferase encodes the protein MARTKLGILISGRGSNMMAIAAACEAGEVPAEVAIVVSNRADAPGIAWAQRRGLVTAVLSHREFPDREAHDRAIVERLQRSGVEWVCLAGYMRLLSRPFIAAYPSRVLNIHPSLLPSFPGLHGQRDALEWGVRVSGCTVHLVDLELDHGPIVVQRTVTVEDADDEETLAARILEQEHRAYPEALGRLLTEPWRVQGRRVVFRGVAPSDADGVEKGAPL